The following proteins are co-located in the Callospermophilus lateralis isolate mCalLat2 chromosome 8, mCalLat2.hap1, whole genome shotgun sequence genome:
- the Cxcl8 gene encoding interleukin-8, with translation MTSKLAVALLVTCLLSATLCEAAVLARIGTELRCQCIKTHSTPFHPKYIKELRVIESGPHCANSEIIVKLVDGRELCLNPKEKWVQKVVELFLKRAENEDP, from the exons ATGACTTCCAAGCTGGCTGTGGCTCTCTtggtaacctgcctactttctgcAACTCTCTGTGAAG CTGCAGTTCTGGCAAGGATTGGCACGGAACTTCGATGCCAGTGCATAAAAACTCATTCCACACCTTTCCACCCCAAATACATCAAAGAACTGAGAGTGATTGAGAGTGGACCACACTGTGCCAATTCAGAAATCAT TGTCAAGCTCGTTGATGGAAGAGAGCTTTGCCTGAACCCCAAGGAAAAATGGGTGCAGAAGGTTGTGGAGCTATTTTTGAAGAG gGCTGAGAATGAAGatccatga